In the Pongo abelii isolate AG06213 chromosome 9, NHGRI_mPonAbe1-v2.0_pri, whole genome shotgun sequence genome, AAACCCTTCTGCCAAACTCTGAGGATAAGCGgtgggaaaaaaatctatttattcaacaaaattattTACTGGGCACCTATGTCCCAGGCCCTATTCTTTGTACTTATGataaaactgcctttgcaaaattataactgaggaaattatgacagtcaAAGAAATCATACCTacctgactccatcttgcttctaaccatTAAGCTGTCTTTGTCCATTCTTGGGCATAGGCTGAAGTAACTTTGGGAAGGAGttcagttcatggtttgactctgaaacaaaattaataGCAGCTCTTTCCTGAAGAGACCCCCTTTTTGCCTAGGAACCAGTCTgtctttgcaggactaacaaattagctgcAAGATcagaaattacagtttaggggtcatgcagcctctgaCTCCAAGAGTATGAACCTTCCCAAATTggtcctggggataacatcactattataaaacctaagatgagtgcttgagatattttgcagaccctgcactagatggatcagctgacaccacccagacctGTTAactggctcaaccagttctgtcatcccacccaggaacagaagacagcaagaaaaactcacttcGACCCAtttgattccatctccaacctaaCCAATCAGGAttccccacttcccaagcccctactcgccaaattatctttaaaaactctgatccctgatGCTCAGGGAGactaatttgagtaataataaaactccagtcctCCTGCACAACCAGCTCTGcctgaattactctttctccattgcaattcccctgtcttgataaatgagctctgtctaggcagtgggcaaggtgaacccattgggtggttacaaGGATAGATCAGGAAACAGAATGGGCAACACTCCCTGCCTGTCTTTGAGTAACTTACATTCTGGTAGGGAAGATTTCACCAAGATAAGAGATACCAAATTCATCTTACTTCCTTTTTGATAGGATTAAATAGATTGATGTTTTAGTGAAGATCAATCTAGGCTCGTCTTGGTTTTGACTGCTTGACCAGTGACTTGAGGGGAGATTAGAAATTTGTAAAAAACGCAAAGCTAGGAGCAGTTTTTAATATGATGAATGACAGAGAACCACAGTTACCATTGGGTGCAAACATGCATGGGCAAACAAATtccatacaaataataaaatacagcaaCCTTAATTTCACCAGAGTCTTTCTCAGGGCATTTCTGCCTCTTTATACCCATTtgtatttcctaattttttaaaaaaaattcctttttttttgaggcagggtctcactctgtcttccaggcttgagtgcagtggcgcagtcatggctcactgcagcctagacctcctgggctcaagcgatccccctcacctcagccttccaagtagctggaactacaggcgtgtgccaccacaccccgctgttatgtattattattattgttattttttgagacggagtctcgcttggtcaccaggttggagtgcagtggcatgcgatctcagctcactgcaacctctgcctcgtgggttcaaacgattctcctgcctcagcctccccagtaactggaactacaggcatgtgccaccatgcccagctaatttttgtatttttagtagagacagggttttgccatgttttccaggctggtctcaaattcttgagctCAAGAAATTGGgctgcttccacctcccaaagtgctgggattacaggagtgagccactgttcctggcctgtttcctcattttgaTCTTACATCAGTGCCAGTCTGTCTTTCTTAACTGCCAGATATGTATGGGCTTATCTCTTGTCTTCATAGTGATCATCTGTTCTGGCTTGATGACATCAAAGTTGTTCCTTGCTTATCACTGTCTTTAAATATTGAATGAACCCTCTTCTCCGTGCTGCTTTTCTTgcccagaaaaaaatattgattgcTATTTGTTCTTGACCAGAATGGCTCAGCCCATCTCAGTCAGCTTAGGTACTGCTCCCCTTTCCCCTTTATGGAAACCTGTTCATATCCCTTCTTTCCTATAATTGTGCTGACTGTGCTAGTCCAAATTTTCATCATTCTATGAATTTTGTGCAATGACTTTTATTAAGAGCATTATATAATTAGAATAAATGTTCTGGTCTTAAGCAtgctaagtgtgtgtgtgcatatatatgcataaacatacacatatatacaattatccctgcacacatacatataacatatatatatatatatacacaaatatacatatacacacaaatatgtatacacacacacacacacacatttttttcccaCTTAGTTTTACTACCTAGAAGAATAGATTGTTAGACCGTTGCCTGGATTTCCTCCCCCAAAATGGAATATGTCAAAAATTGTAGCCCACTGAATTCAGTTCCCTTCTTTTGAGTTCTCATACTAAAGATCTATAATGCATAAAAATGCCTaactttattatactttatttatttacactTTATTTTCAAGTCAGAAAGTCTAAAAAACCCATAGGGAACCCAAGTCCAAAGGGACACTTCAAACTCATCTGATTCAACCCTCTCATTTCCCATTTGGGAAAATGAGAATCTGGAGAAATGACTTTTTCAAAGTCTCCAGCAAGTTATGAATGGAGCTGAAGACAAAACTCAGGCTTCTGACTCCCAATCAGTTTCTACTTTATTATTAGATTGATTCTCTTTTGGTCAACAAGCTTAGAGCATACTGATTATCCTAGGCTGACTTCCTCTGAAAAGTCTTTGCCTAGCAGGTGGCTGGGCTTTAACTGGGTGTTGTTTAACTTGGTGCTGACTGTTTGTATGATCTTCTAGGAAATACCCACTCTTACAATAACAAACAAAATCTAACTGACCACAGGATTCTTCTTTCCTTTATGCAGGAAGCAGGCCTATGGCTGTAGGAAGGAACAACACAATTGTGACAAAATTCATTCTCCTGGGACTTTCAGACCATCCTCaaatgaagatttttctttttgtgttatttCTGGGGCTCTACCTCCTGACATTGGCCTGGAACTTAAGCCTCATTGCCCTCATTAAGATGGACTCTCACCTGCACAcgcccatgtacttcttcctcagTAACCTGTCCTTCCTGGACATCTGCTACGTGTCCTCCAGTGCCCCCAAGATGCTGTCTGACATCatcacagaacagaaaaccatTTCCTTTGTTGGCTGTGCCACTCAGTACTTTGTCTTCTGTGGGATGGGGCTGACTGAATGCTTTCTCCTGGCAGCTATGGCCTATGACCGGTATGCTGCAATCTGCAACCCCTTGCTTTACACAGTCCTTATATCCCACACACTTTGTTTAAAGATGGTGGTTGGCGCCTATGTGGGTGGATTCCTTAGTTCTTTCATTGAAACAATACTCTGTGTATCAGCATGATTTCTGTGGGCCCAATATGATCAACCACTTTTTCTGTGACCTCCCTCCAGTCCTGGCTCTGTCCTGCTCTGATACCTTCAGCAGCGAGGTGGTGACCTTCATAGTCAGTGTTGTCGTTGGAATAGTGTCTGTGCTGGTGGTCCTCATCTCTTATGGTTACATTGTTGCCGCTGTTGTGAAGATCAGCTCAGCTACAGGTAGGACAAAGACCTTCAGCACTTGTGCCTCTCACCTGACTGCTGTGACCCTCTTCTATGGTTCTGGATTCTTCATGTACATGCGACCCAGTTCCAGCTACTCCCTAAACAGGGACAAGGTGGTGTCCATATTCTATGCCTTGGTGATCCGCACAGTCAATCCCATCATCTACAGTTTTAGGAATAAGGAGATTAAAAATGCCATGAGGAAAGCCATGGGAAGAGACCCCAGGATTTCTCACGGTGGACCATTCATTTTTATGACCTTGGGCTAATGTTTATAATGAAGCTGTGAGCTGGGTCAATTGTGCAGACATTTACGTAATTTTAAACTAGTTGATCTATAGAATGAATTGTGTGAATCAggtttttttctctaattcttaAGATTTCACTAATAGTTTGCCTGTTggttattagaaaacattttggcCATTGTTACTTTGTAAAATGAATAGCATTGTATAGTTTGAGATTTTAAATGCTCTACCTAGCAGAAAACTTCACCATGACAAAAAAACATCCTGGAACGTCAAAACAGAGTTTGTATGTATAGGAGGAAAATCATCGAAAAAATGTTAGTCCAGCATTTAGTGTGGTGATCTTTAAGGTACAACATGGTATAATGACCTGAAGAGGATGATGCTTTTTCTAAACACAGTTGCCTTTCCCTCTTCTGAGATTCTCAAATGGTTTCATTAGAGCTCATGAAAACACAGGGCAGATACCTTCCCGTGTTTCAGAATCACGGCCATAGGAGCCCCTGTGACTGATGGGAGAGTTTTCATACTCTTTAGATGCATTAAGGCAAGAATTCTGATTTGGTCCttgatataatttggatatttgtccccactcaCATCTCATGTCTAATTGCAAtctccagtgctggaggtggggcctggtgggaggtgtttgaatcCTGGGGATGGTTCCCTCATGGGTTGGTGCTGtattcatgatagtgagttcttgtgagatctggtcatttaaaagtgtgtagcactccccccaaccccctgccactctctctctcctctcactctcctctctctctcttgctcctgcttttgtcAT is a window encoding:
- the LOC100435187 gene encoding LOW QUALITY PROTEIN: olfactory receptor 5A2 (The sequence of the model RefSeq protein was modified relative to this genomic sequence to represent the inferred CDS: deleted 1 base in 1 codon), whose translation is MAVGRNNTIVTKFILLGLSDHPQMKIFLFVLFLGLYLLTLAWNLSLIALIKMDSHLHTPMYFFLSNLSFLDICYVSSSAPKMLSDIITEQKTISFVGCATQYFVFCGMGLTECFLLAAMAYDRYAAICNPLLYTVLISHTLCLKMVVGAYVGGFLSSFIETYSVYQHDFCGPNMINHFFCDLPPVLALSCSDTFSSEVVTFIVSVVVGIVSVLVVLISYGYIVAAVVKISSATGRTKTFSTCASHLTAVTLFYGSGFFMYMRPSSSYSLNRDKVVSIFYALVIRTVNPIIYSFRNKEIKNAMRKAMGRDPRISHGGPFIFMTLG